The following proteins are co-located in the Desulfatitalea tepidiphila genome:
- a CDS encoding IS1380 family transposase, which yields MVKSKKSDFSKNRNPKGFSPNGAKAKKINASTAYDTCSEQLSAFGGVLPLIKFFDLVGFREIFDFAYKAPAREPKLGHYSMMTGLLMLLFIGFNRIWHFSYLRLDAMLCGFFNLTRLPVASTFWRYVNSLGINQANSLLAVMAHLRERVWRLCDLSYYRICLDIDTTVETVFGNQQGAKKGHNPRNRGKKGYRPVLCFIEQSREYLLGKLRKGETISGEQTASFIAKIKQYLPGCVRQVLIRADAEFQSWESIHECIKAGYNFIIANKGCEPPFDPRRWYRPHKRNAYEFNSCVYQPMGWQMPVRFVAMRIPKDKNVAKDRCVQYELFEADRYEYRIFCTDLRRAAHKVIAEYDKRADVENLVGEAKREGLDAIPSSRFKNNYAYFQIVMLAYNIWRYLKILAEQSAYPRQAAGGHGFEGIQTNTVRIARLRLLMIAAKVVTASNRDKVRYSIHDSRTPALMSFLKYIDEKRFKPRPWAGGILQAPGG from the coding sequence ATGGTAAAATCCAAGAAATCAGATTTCAGCAAAAACCGCAACCCTAAAGGATTTAGCCCAAATGGCGCGAAGGCCAAGAAAATCAATGCGTCAACCGCTTATGATACGTGCAGCGAGCAGCTGAGCGCATTTGGCGGTGTTTTGCCGCTGATCAAATTTTTTGATCTGGTTGGTTTTCGAGAAATTTTTGACTTCGCCTATAAAGCGCCGGCCCGTGAACCCAAACTGGGCCATTATTCGATGATGACAGGCTTGCTGATGCTACTGTTTATAGGGTTCAACCGAATTTGGCATTTTTCCTACCTGCGGCTGGATGCGATGCTGTGCGGATTTTTCAACCTGACGCGGCTTCCGGTGGCCAGCACATTTTGGCGCTATGTCAACAGCCTGGGTATCAACCAAGCCAATTCACTGCTGGCTGTGATGGCCCATTTACGTGAGCGGGTCTGGCGGCTTTGCGATCTATCGTACTACCGCATCTGCCTGGATATCGATACGACCGTGGAAACGGTTTTCGGCAACCAGCAGGGGGCGAAAAAAGGCCACAATCCAAGAAATCGGGGCAAAAAGGGATACCGCCCGGTGTTATGCTTCATCGAACAAAGCCGTGAGTACCTGCTGGGCAAACTTCGCAAGGGCGAAACCATCAGCGGCGAGCAAACCGCCTCGTTTATCGCCAAAATCAAACAATACCTTCCCGGCTGTGTGAGGCAGGTGTTGATCCGCGCGGATGCCGAGTTTCAAAGCTGGGAAAGCATCCATGAATGCATCAAGGCCGGTTACAATTTCATCATCGCCAACAAAGGGTGCGAACCGCCATTTGATCCACGGCGCTGGTACCGCCCGCACAAGCGCAACGCCTATGAGTTCAACAGCTGTGTTTACCAGCCAATGGGATGGCAGATGCCGGTTCGATTCGTGGCCATGCGAATCCCCAAAGATAAAAATGTTGCCAAAGATCGATGCGTGCAATACGAACTGTTTGAGGCTGATCGTTATGAGTACCGCATCTTTTGCACGGATTTACGCCGTGCGGCTCACAAGGTCATCGCCGAGTATGACAAGCGGGCCGACGTCGAAAATCTTGTGGGAGAAGCCAAGCGCGAAGGTCTGGATGCCATCCCCTCGTCTCGCTTTAAAAACAACTATGCCTATTTCCAAATCGTCATGCTGGCCTACAATATCTGGCGCTATTTGAAGATATTGGCCGAGCAGAGCGCATACCCCAGACAAGCGGCCGGAGGCCATGGATTTGAAGGCATCCAAACCAACACGGTGCGCATTGCGCGGTTGCGCCTGTTAATGATCGCGGCCAAGGTGGTTACGGCTTCAAATAGAGATAAGGTTCGTTATTCTATCCATGACAGCCGAACGCCGGCATTGATGTCTTTCCTGAAATACATTGACGAAAAAAGGTTCAAGCCCAGGCCATGGGCTGGCGGTATACTCCAGGCACCTGGCGGGTAG
- the cas6 gene encoding CRISPR system precrRNA processing endoribonuclease RAMP protein Cas6, producing the protein MHYGSYQFNCRFQNDARLPVFKGSTLRGVFGRALKQVVCALRRQECPTCLLKKQCLYPSVFEPELLDDTGVYGKSVPPHPFVIQPPDDEHADYPKEAPFQFNLLLFGEANMRLPYFIYAMDRMGRIGIGKRIDGARGAYLLESVRCNGLTIYTSRDQKISESPPLAALAPYPAGQDHSSAGRTTLTFHTPLRLKHQNHLSTDLPFHVLVRAMLRRISSLMAHFNGGEPQLDYTGLVQRAQVVKTVQSTLVWEDWRRYSLRQEQAMLLGGLKGSITYEGALDEYQPLIDFCAKVHLGKQTTFGLGRYTVEAAP; encoded by the coding sequence ATGCACTATGGAAGCTACCAATTCAACTGTCGGTTTCAAAACGATGCTCGCTTACCCGTCTTTAAAGGGTCGACCCTTAGGGGCGTTTTCGGAAGGGCGCTCAAACAGGTGGTCTGCGCCCTGCGGCGGCAGGAGTGCCCCACCTGTCTGTTGAAAAAGCAGTGTCTTTATCCATCGGTGTTCGAACCCGAGTTGCTGGATGACACCGGCGTTTACGGAAAATCGGTGCCGCCACACCCCTTCGTGATCCAGCCCCCCGATGATGAACATGCTGACTATCCCAAAGAAGCCCCCTTCCAGTTCAATCTGCTGTTGTTCGGAGAGGCCAACATGCGACTGCCTTATTTCATTTACGCCATGGACCGCATGGGACGTATCGGCATCGGCAAACGCATCGACGGCGCCCGGGGCGCCTATCTGTTGGAATCGGTCCGGTGCAACGGCCTCACCATCTACACCTCACGGGACCAGAAGATCAGCGAATCACCACCATTGGCGGCGCTTGCCCCTTATCCGGCCGGGCAAGACCATTCAAGCGCCGGCCGAACGACCCTGACCTTTCACACGCCCTTGCGGCTCAAACACCAAAACCACCTCAGCACCGACTTGCCCTTTCATGTGCTCGTTCGGGCCATGTTGCGCAGAATCTCCTCTTTGATGGCCCATTTTAACGGCGGCGAACCACAACTCGACTACACCGGCCTGGTCCAACGCGCCCAAGTGGTGAAAACCGTCCAAAGCACCCTTGTTTGGGAAGATTGGCGCCGCTACTCCCTGCGCCAGGAACAGGCCATGCTGCTTGGCGGCCTGAAAGGCAGCATCACTTATGAAGGCGCGTTGGATGAATACCAGCCGCTGATCGATTTTTGCGCCAAAGTGCACCTGGGCAAGCAGACCACTTTCGGCCTGGGCCGCTACACCGTGGAGGCGGCCCCATGA
- the csm6 gene encoding CRISPR-associated ring nuclease Csm6, which translates to MKNILLAVVGLSPQVVTETLYALHQMNRPVHTIHLITTRAGEEMVLAQLLGGGKGAFYRFLKAYGPPSHGIDFGPGHIHVVRDDLGAEVDDIENEYDNAALLETCMRLTFDFTRDPDIAVFFSIAGGRKTMGACLTLAAQMYARPQDRLYHVLVSPEFESNRGFFFPPAQPETIELKNKRGETYFKSTSYAKVNLIHMPFISIRPQLAPEVLDQPRDPATLMLSLIRETPEQLLVHLKDGKLRYRGMEMDMAPGRLALYAFFALLKKECPAPEQKCKACDQCFVDHEGVSRRQPEITRLYKQMCGTRPTGEMSTTGILNLNLDNFKSLKSHIKRNLLQGFGPLAAEKLEIASVGKKPYTRYGLLIDKAVIELVM; encoded by the coding sequence ATGAAAAACATTCTGCTGGCCGTCGTCGGCCTCTCGCCCCAGGTGGTCACCGAAACCCTCTATGCCTTGCACCAGATGAACCGCCCGGTGCACACCATCCATCTGATCACCACGCGGGCCGGTGAAGAGATGGTATTGGCCCAGTTGCTCGGCGGCGGCAAAGGGGCTTTTTACCGCTTTTTGAAAGCGTACGGTCCGCCCAGCCACGGTATCGACTTCGGTCCCGGCCACATCCATGTGGTCCGTGACGACCTCGGCGCCGAAGTCGATGACATCGAAAACGAATACGACAACGCCGCGCTGCTGGAAACCTGCATGCGCCTGACCTTCGACTTCACCCGCGACCCCGATATCGCCGTCTTTTTCTCCATCGCCGGGGGCCGCAAGACCATGGGCGCCTGCCTGACCCTGGCCGCCCAGATGTATGCCAGACCCCAGGACCGGCTTTATCACGTGCTCGTCTCCCCGGAGTTCGAAAGCAACCGCGGCTTTTTCTTCCCGCCGGCCCAGCCCGAAACCATCGAACTGAAAAACAAGCGCGGTGAGACCTACTTCAAAAGCACCAGCTACGCCAAAGTCAACCTGATCCACATGCCCTTTATTTCCATTCGCCCCCAACTGGCCCCCGAAGTGCTGGACCAGCCCAGAGACCCGGCCACGCTCATGCTTTCGCTCATTCGGGAGACACCCGAACAACTGCTGGTTCACTTAAAGGACGGCAAGCTGCGCTATCGCGGCATGGAGATGGACATGGCGCCCGGCCGGTTGGCGCTCTATGCCTTTTTCGCCTTGCTCAAAAAAGAGTGCCCCGCGCCGGAACAAAAATGCAAAGCCTGTGACCAGTGCTTTGTGGACCACGAAGGCGTCAGCCGCAGACAGCCCGAGATCACCAGACTCTACAAACAGATGTGCGGCACCCGGCCGACCGGGGAGATGAGCACCACCGGTATTCTGAACCTGAACCTGGACAATTTCAAAAGCCTGAAGTCCCATATCAAACGGAACTTGCTCCAGGGCTTCGGCCCCTTGGCCGCGGAAAAG